The sequence AAAAGGTCCCCCGCCACTCGCAAAACCGGTTAATCCTGATGCAGCTCCCAATATGGGGGCAATCACTTCTGGCTTGGTCAAAGGATTATCCTTAATTGGCTGCGGTTTGATATAATTGGATGAAACAAATTCGCCCTTTGCCCATAAACCACCTTCCGCAGATCGTCGATTAACCAGTCCTTGCAAGCGTTTACCGCCGGCATTAACCCATTTCATCAATTCCATCGGCACCGCTTCATAATCGCCCTTATTTAATTTTTTAAGCAAAGACGATTTTTTAAAAGCCCCAACCCCAACATTATAGGCAAATGAAACAAGGGCTGCGAATTGGCTATCATTCAGTTTAACTTTAACTGCTTGTTCAACCGCCTGTTCAAATTGCCTTAAATCACGCATTAAAATATGAGTGGCCTCAACATCGGTAATTACCATACCTGGCCGTACATATGGATCACCTGCCATGCCAGTATGACCATAGCCAATTGTCCAAATATTGGCACTATCTTGATAAGCGTTTAGGCGTAAACCTTCCCAACGTTTGATGTGATCCAACCCTTGTTGATTAATTTT comes from Bartonella sp. HY038 and encodes:
- a CDS encoding lysozyme, with product MTRKINQQGLDHIKRWEGLRLNAYQDSANIWTIGYGHTGMAGDPYVRPGMVITDVEATHILMRDLRQFEQAVEQAVKVKLNDSQFAALVSFAYNVGVGAFKKSSLLKKLNKGDYEAVPMELMKWVNAGGKRLQGLVNRRSAEGGLWAKGEFVSSNYIKPQPIKDNPLTKPEVIAPILGAASGLTGFASGGGPFQWALAIVMVVAAFIGAAFFIRRIKKENT